Proteins encoded within one genomic window of Pectobacterium araliae:
- the cra gene encoding catabolite repressor/activator yields the protein MKLDEIARLAGVSRTTASYVINGKAKQYRVSDKTVEKVMAVVREHNYHPNAVAAGLRAGRTRSIGLVIPDLENTSYTRIANYLERQARQRGYQLLIACSEDQPDNEMRCIEHLLQRQVDAIIVSTALPPEHPFYQRWINGGLPIIALDRALDREHFTSVVGADLEDAEMLAQELRKMPAKSVVYLGALPELSVSFLREQGFRQAWASDPREVKYLYSNSYERAAAAAAFMDYLNNNPMPDALFTTSFPLLQGVMDVNLKINGRLPNNLAIATFGDNELLDYLECPVLSVAQRHREVAERVLELVLASLDEPKRPKPGLNRIRRNLYRRGSLSRA from the coding sequence GTGAAACTGGATGAAATCGCGCGTCTTGCGGGTGTTTCACGCACGACAGCCAGCTATGTCATTAACGGGAAGGCCAAACAATATCGCGTCAGCGATAAGACCGTTGAGAAAGTCATGGCTGTCGTCAGGGAGCACAATTATCATCCCAACGCCGTCGCGGCTGGATTACGTGCCGGACGCACACGTTCAATTGGTCTGGTTATTCCCGATCTGGAAAATACCAGCTATACACGCATCGCCAATTATCTAGAGCGCCAGGCCAGACAGCGTGGATATCAGTTATTAATCGCCTGTTCCGAAGATCAGCCGGATAACGAGATGCGGTGTATTGAACATCTGTTACAGCGGCAAGTTGACGCTATTATCGTTTCTACCGCGTTGCCACCCGAGCACCCGTTTTATCAGCGCTGGATAAACGGCGGCCTGCCGATTATTGCATTAGATCGAGCGTTAGATCGTGAACACTTCACCAGCGTGGTCGGAGCCGACCTTGAAGATGCTGAAATGTTGGCGCAGGAATTAAGGAAAATGCCGGCGAAATCGGTAGTCTATCTTGGGGCGTTACCTGAGCTTTCTGTTAGCTTCCTGCGTGAACAGGGGTTTCGGCAGGCGTGGGCGAGCGATCCGCGTGAAGTGAAATATCTTTATTCCAATAGCTATGAGCGTGCAGCAGCGGCGGCAGCGTTTATGGATTATTTAAATAATAATCCTATGCCTGATGCATTGTTCACTACCTCATTCCCATTATTGCAGGGGGTGATGGACGTTAACCTGAAGATTAACGGGCGTTTGCCGAATAATCTGGCTATCGCGACCTTTGGGGATAATGAGCTGTTGGATTATCTGGAATGCCCAGTATTGTCTGTCGCCCAGCGCCATCGTGAAGTTGCAGAGCGTGTGCTGGAATTGGTGTTGGCCAGTCTGGATGAACCGAAAAGGCCGAAGCCGGGTTTGAATCGTATTCGACGCAATCTGTACCGTCGTGGCTCATTGAGCCGCGCATAA
- the ltrA gene encoding group II intron reverse transcriptase/maturase, which yields MGINEAQAQSTAASGRGDGQYPSVLHEGAEIPTAVGGQTKAEMPLTMETVITRENLMLAYQRVVENNGAAGVDNLKVTELKPWLKQNWASIRQALITGAYQPQAIRRVDIPKPDGGVRTLGIPTVVDRLIQQAIAQQLSPVVEPHFCESSYGFRSNRNAWQAVQQAQRYIQSGKRWVVDLDLEKFFDRVDHDILMSRLARHVRDKRLLKLIRRYLEAEMTNGCETEKRGKGMPQGGPLSPLLSNILLDELDKELERRGHSFCRYADDCNIYVSSRKAGEHIFRAIRVYLRDILKLKVNEQKSAVARPWERKFLGYSVTRHKQTRLKIAGSSVERLKEKIRSLTTGHATKSVKGVINELTPILRGWMSYFRYTEVKGVLEKIDGWVRRKLRSLLWRQWKRTYTRARMLMRAGLCEKRAWRSASNQRGAWWNAGSSHMNDAIKTAQFRRLGLISLVEQQRQFQS from the coding sequence ATGGGAATTAATGAGGCACAAGCGCAGAGCACTGCGGCCAGCGGCAGAGGAGACGGACAGTATCCGTCAGTGCTGCATGAGGGTGCTGAAATCCCCACGGCGGTCGGTGGGCAAACGAAAGCGGAAATGCCGTTGACGATGGAAACGGTGATAACGAGAGAGAACCTGATGCTGGCCTATCAGCGCGTGGTGGAAAACAACGGCGCGGCAGGGGTAGATAACCTGAAAGTGACGGAGTTGAAGCCGTGGCTGAAACAGAACTGGGCGAGTATCAGGCAGGCATTGATTACGGGCGCCTACCAGCCGCAGGCGATACGCAGAGTGGATATCCCAAAGCCGGACGGCGGCGTGAGAACCCTGGGTATCCCGACGGTAGTGGACAGGCTTATCCAGCAGGCGATAGCACAACAACTCAGTCCGGTCGTGGAGCCGCACTTCTGCGAATCGAGTTACGGGTTCAGAAGTAACCGCAATGCGTGGCAGGCAGTGCAACAGGCACAGCGCTACATACAAAGCGGGAAACGCTGGGTGGTCGATCTGGATCTGGAAAAGTTCTTTGACCGGGTGGATCATGACATTTTGATGTCACGTCTGGCGAGGCATGTCAGGGATAAACGGCTGTTGAAACTGATACGTCGCTACCTTGAAGCGGAAATGACGAACGGGTGCGAGACAGAGAAGCGAGGTAAGGGAATGCCGCAGGGCGGACCGTTGTCGCCGCTACTGTCGAACATTCTGCTGGATGAACTGGATAAAGAACTGGAGCGTCGAGGTCACAGCTTCTGTCGCTATGCGGATGACTGCAACATTTACGTGAGCAGTCGCAAAGCAGGCGAGCATATCTTTAGGGCAATCAGGGTGTACCTGAGAGACATACTGAAGCTAAAGGTCAATGAGCAGAAGAGTGCGGTGGCGCGACCGTGGGAGCGTAAGTTCCTGGGATACAGCGTGACACGGCACAAACAGACCCGACTGAAGATCGCAGGGAGCAGTGTCGAGAGGCTGAAGGAGAAGATCCGTAGCCTGACGACAGGGCACGCGACGAAATCAGTGAAAGGCGTAATCAATGAACTCACACCGATACTGCGAGGCTGGATGAGCTACTTCAGATACACGGAAGTAAAAGGAGTTCTGGAGAAGATTGACGGCTGGGTCAGGCGTAAACTGCGCAGTCTACTGTGGCGGCAATGGAAACGAACGTATACGCGAGCCCGAATGCTAATGCGAGCGGGCTTGTGTGAAAAGCGAGCGTGGAGGTCGGCGAGTAACCAGCGAGGAGCGTGGTGGAACGCGGGGTCGAGTCACATGAATGATGCGATAAAGACGGCGCAGTTCAGACGACTCGGCTTGATATCACTAGTGGAGCAGCAACGGCAGTTCCAGAGTTAA
- the mdh gene encoding malate dehydrogenase: protein MKVAVLGAAGGIGQALALLLKTQLPSGSELSLYDIAPVTPGVAVDLSHIPTAVKIKGYSGEDAKPALVGADIVLISAGVARKPGMDRSDLFNVNAGIVRNLVEQIAVTCPKACIGIITNPVNTTVAIAAEVLKKAGVYDKNRLFGVTTLDIIRSNTFVAELKGKQPQDINVPVIGGHSGVTILPLLSQVPGISFSEQEVADLTKRIQNAGTEVVEAKAGGGSATLSMGQAAARFGLSLVRALQGENGVVECAYVESDGKHARFFAQPILLGKDGVAERKDIGVLSAFEQNALNSMLDTLKQDIELGETFIKN, encoded by the coding sequence ATGAAAGTTGCAGTTCTCGGAGCAGCAGGTGGTATCGGTCAGGCGCTCGCACTCCTCCTCAAAACCCAGCTTCCTTCAGGTTCAGAACTATCCCTTTACGATATCGCTCCGGTCACGCCGGGTGTTGCCGTCGATCTGAGCCATATTCCTACAGCAGTGAAGATCAAAGGCTATAGCGGTGAAGATGCTAAACCCGCGCTTGTTGGCGCAGATATCGTGCTGATTTCTGCCGGTGTGGCACGTAAACCTGGCATGGATCGTTCCGATCTGTTCAACGTCAACGCGGGTATTGTGCGTAATCTGGTTGAACAAATTGCGGTTACTTGCCCGAAAGCCTGTATCGGCATTATTACCAACCCGGTGAATACGACCGTTGCTATTGCAGCCGAAGTGCTGAAAAAAGCTGGCGTGTACGACAAAAACAGACTGTTCGGTGTCACAACGCTGGATATCATCCGTTCCAACACGTTCGTTGCTGAGCTGAAGGGCAAACAGCCGCAGGATATTAACGTGCCAGTTATCGGCGGACACTCTGGTGTGACGATTCTGCCTCTGCTGTCTCAGGTTCCTGGTATTAGCTTCAGCGAGCAGGAAGTGGCCGATCTGACCAAGCGTATCCAGAATGCAGGCACTGAGGTTGTTGAAGCCAAAGCAGGTGGCGGATCGGCTACGTTGTCCATGGGTCAGGCTGCTGCGCGTTTTGGTTTGTCTCTGGTTCGTGCGCTGCAAGGTGAAAACGGTGTGGTGGAATGTGCGTACGTTGAGAGTGATGGCAAACATGCTCGTTTCTTCGCGCAGCCGATTCTGTTAGGCAAAGATGGCGTCGCTGAGCGTAAAGACATTGGCGTATTAAGTGCGTTTGAGCAAAACGCACTTAACAGCATGTTGGATACGCTGAAGCAGGATATTGAGTTAGGTGAGACGTTCATCAAGAACTAA
- the argR gene encoding transcriptional regulator ArgR — protein MRNSTKQEDLVKAFKALLKEEKFSSQSEIVQALQDEGFENINQSKVSRMLTKFGAVRTRNAKMEMVYCLPAELGVPTTSSPLKNLVLDVDYNDAVIVIHTSPGAAQLIARLLDSLGKSEGILGTIAGDDTIFTTPARGFSVKQLYEAILVLFEQEL, from the coding sequence ATGCGAAATTCGACAAAACAAGAAGACCTCGTTAAAGCGTTCAAAGCGCTGTTAAAGGAAGAGAAGTTCAGTTCACAAAGTGAAATTGTTCAGGCATTGCAAGACGAAGGTTTTGAAAACATCAACCAATCCAAAGTCTCGCGCATGCTAACGAAATTTGGCGCAGTGCGCACACGCAATGCCAAAATGGAGATGGTATATTGCCTTCCTGCAGAACTCGGTGTCCCTACCACGTCCAGCCCGCTAAAGAATCTGGTGTTGGACGTAGACTACAACGACGCTGTCATTGTGATCCATACCAGCCCGGGTGCCGCGCAGCTCATCGCACGCCTGCTCGACTCATTAGGAAAATCTGAAGGTATTCTGGGCACCATCGCGGGTGATGACACCATCTTCACTACGCCAGCCAGAGGATTCAGCGTCAAACAGCTTTACGAAGCGATTCTGGTGTTATTCGAACAAGAACTGTAA
- the tsaD gene encoding tRNA (adenosine(37)-N6)-threonylcarbamoyltransferase complex transferase subunit TsaD, with protein sequence MRVLGIETSCDETGVAIYDTATGLLANQLYSQIKLHADYGGVVPELASRDHVRKTVPLIQAALREAGLQAGDIDGVAYTAGPGLVGALLVGATVGRALAFAWGVPAIPVHHMEGHLLAPMLEDNPPAFPFVALLVSGGHTQLISVTGIGEYRLLGESVDDAAGEAFDKTAKLLGLDYPGGPMLSKMAQAGDPHRFTFPRPMTDRPGLDFSFSGLKTFAANTIRSNGDDEQTRADIARAFEDAVVDTLAIKCRRALDDTGFKRLVMAGGVSANRSLRQRLGEVMAKRGGEVFYARPEFCTDNGAMIAYAGSVRLVHGASQTLGVSVRPRWPLAELPAV encoded by the coding sequence ATGCGCGTATTGGGTATCGAAACATCCTGTGATGAAACGGGTGTGGCCATTTATGACACGGCAACGGGTTTGCTCGCCAATCAATTATACAGCCAGATCAAATTGCACGCTGACTACGGTGGCGTCGTGCCTGAGCTAGCCTCACGTGACCACGTGCGTAAAACGGTTCCGTTAATTCAGGCGGCGCTGCGTGAAGCTGGGTTGCAGGCCGGTGATATTGATGGCGTGGCTTATACCGCTGGGCCTGGCTTAGTTGGCGCATTATTGGTGGGCGCGACTGTCGGCCGTGCTCTGGCCTTCGCTTGGGGCGTACCGGCGATTCCTGTGCATCACATGGAAGGGCATTTGCTGGCCCCGATGTTGGAAGATAACCCACCTGCATTTCCCTTTGTTGCGTTGTTAGTGTCTGGCGGTCATACGCAGCTCATCAGCGTGACGGGGATTGGTGAATACCGTTTGCTGGGTGAATCGGTTGACGATGCAGCGGGTGAAGCGTTTGATAAAACCGCCAAATTACTGGGATTGGACTATCCGGGGGGGCCGATGCTGTCGAAAATGGCACAGGCGGGCGATCCTCATCGCTTTACGTTTCCGCGCCCGATGACCGATCGGCCGGGGTTGGATTTCAGCTTCTCTGGCCTAAAAACGTTTGCTGCTAATACAATTCGTAGCAATGGTGATGATGAGCAGACGCGTGCTGATATTGCACGTGCGTTTGAGGATGCTGTCGTGGATACGCTGGCCATCAAATGTCGTCGTGCGTTGGATGATACCGGTTTTAAGCGGCTGGTTATGGCGGGGGGCGTAAGTGCCAACCGTTCATTACGCCAGCGTCTAGGCGAGGTGATGGCGAAACGCGGTGGTGAAGTGTTTTATGCGCGTCCCGAGTTTTGCACAGATAACGGTGCGATGATTGCCTATGCGGGCAGCGTGCGTCTGGTTCATGGTGCGAGCCAGACGCTTGGCGTATCTGTTCGGCCACGCTGGCCACTGGCTGAATTGCCCGCGGTGTGA
- the rpsU gene encoding 30S ribosomal protein S21 — MPVIKVRENEPFDVALRRFKRSCEKAGVLAEVRRREFYEKPTTERKRAKASAVKRHAKKLARENARRTRLY; from the coding sequence ATGCCGGTAATTAAAGTACGTGAAAACGAGCCGTTCGACGTAGCTCTGCGTCGCTTCAAACGCTCTTGTGAAAAAGCAGGCGTTCTGGCTGAAGTTCGTCGCCGTGAGTTTTATGAAAAACCAACGACCGAACGTAAGCGCGCTAAAGCTTCTGCAGTGAAACGTCACGCGAAGAAATTGGCTCGAGAAAACGCACGCCGCACTCGTCTGTATTAA